A window of the Cellvibrio sp. pealriver genome harbors these coding sequences:
- a CDS encoding PilZ domain-containing protein, protein MNNNDQRQEFRLDNQLTVIIELDSSANGEPTLVVTKSLDISANGMRVIAPQAIATDIILRCCIRDADNDRQFLVVTEVKWCRPHTTEGDYLIGLSLFDSDGTNIVEWKEFIAQHCAS, encoded by the coding sequence ATGAATAATAATGATCAACGCCAGGAGTTCCGCCTCGACAATCAACTTACCGTGATTATCGAACTGGATTCTTCAGCCAACGGCGAACCGACACTGGTCGTCACCAAAAGCCTGGACATTTCCGCCAATGGTATGCGCGTGATTGCCCCACAGGCTATCGCCACCGATATTATTTTGCGCTGCTGCATTCGCGACGCTGACAACGATCGCCAATTTCTGGTCGTCACTGAGGTCAAATGGTGCCGCCCACACACAACCGAAGGGGATTATTTAATCGGCCTCAGCCTGTTTGATTCAGACGGTACCAACATTGTTGAATGGAAGGAGTTTATTGCACAGCATTGCGCTAGCTGA
- a CDS encoding GGDEF domain-containing protein gives MNSLDAIEQDTFISAATPLLNLITHITGLKTSFITTIDWQAQQQTVVIAQNRGSLHIESGSQVAWTDSMCQLMLSEQLTATTEIQLRFPDSGGAQLGMQSFVVLPIKIADQMIGTLCGASDDKVELNNHQIGSLGYIADALALQLKLTIDARDAEAKVDSLRDQIENLATLANTDPLTELLNRRAFQHRYEFAIKLSKRTKQPLSVMMIDIDGFKQFNDEFGHETGDAVIKIVGDGLKHIARSTDIPCRVGGDEFILAAMNTDSDGLVLLAERLSEYVKLHSEQLQHPCSLSIGIACSRHGAPEELIRFADEALYMSKASGRDAISVYQADDA, from the coding sequence ATGAACAGTCTGGATGCAATAGAACAAGATACCTTTATTAGTGCAGCAACACCCTTGCTGAATTTAATTACCCATATCACCGGGCTGAAAACCTCATTCATAACGACAATTGACTGGCAAGCGCAGCAGCAAACGGTAGTCATCGCCCAGAATAGGGGCAGCCTTCATATAGAATCAGGCTCGCAAGTGGCATGGACGGATTCCATGTGCCAGCTCATGCTCTCCGAACAACTTACTGCAACAACGGAAATACAACTCAGGTTCCCTGACAGCGGCGGCGCACAGCTGGGAATGCAAAGTTTTGTTGTGTTGCCTATCAAAATTGCCGACCAAATGATTGGCACACTTTGTGGTGCAAGCGATGACAAAGTTGAACTCAATAATCACCAAATTGGAAGCCTTGGCTATATTGCTGATGCGCTCGCACTACAACTAAAACTCACGATTGATGCACGCGATGCTGAAGCCAAGGTGGATTCGCTGCGTGACCAGATTGAAAATCTAGCGACCCTTGCCAACACCGATCCACTCACCGAGCTGCTCAATCGCCGTGCGTTTCAGCACCGCTACGAATTCGCCATTAAACTCAGCAAGCGAACCAAACAGCCATTGTCAGTAATGATGATCGACATAGATGGCTTTAAACAATTCAATGATGAATTTGGTCATGAAACGGGTGATGCCGTTATTAAAATCGTCGGCGATGGACTGAAACATATTGCGCGCAGCACGGATATTCCCTGTCGCGTCGGCGGTGATGAATTTATTCTGGCAGCCATGAATACCGATAGCGATGGATTAGTACTGTTAGCAGAGCGTTTGAGTGAATACGTCAAACTGCACAGCGAACAATTACAGCACCCTTGCTCACTCAGTATAGGGATTGCCTGCTCACGTCATGGTGCTCCGGAAGAGTTAATCCGTTTTGCCGATGAAGCGCTTTATATGAGCAAAGCCAGCGGCCGCGATGCGATTAGTGTTTATCAAGCGGACGATGCGTAA
- a CDS encoding tetratricopeptide repeat protein — protein sequence MSPASLFSPQKKHRLPVSFLSSLVLGTCLLLNTNLAASAIISQDPFATFTDNGANPAPDIELKDRIGSEAFTQATIKPGKEGLANLEKMARDAIEKYPNSGLAYEVLGTALFYSGDMDEALVAFSKASQLEPEQAGPWIKLGIVQMELGKLVEAEASLLSALGIKANNRIANQRLGLLYEYQKKNNLAIEHLQKGLEGTGNNYLGVAPNLAQLLNKQRRYPEAIEKLAPRAPLTLASADVHVILAASYMGAGEYEKARERFTRAVELQPDNKEYQLGLAISQRRSNQLAAAAATLKQLASKYSDWTSVYLEQGDLALANDDVAQAEAAFATAVSKGTNAALIDYKIANYYIANKKPADAIKRLRSGMQKGVAQVRTYTLLAELERSQNNLDAGLDTLRAGIEKFPDNSLLQFRTGSELAAMRRYDESLPYFEKAIQLKPQNPDVLRAYSLVQTKLGKTKAAAETAGKLYSVRGEAIPEALFYATLLQQDKQLAEAAAIYQKVLAQDSGNLVALNNLATLHAEQGKLDAAEKTARQAHGLAKNNPQIMDTLGWILYQQRKYSEALVILLNAADLAPEAAVIHYHTGVVYEASGNTKAAKKVFEKALSLDTNSYWVKDARQRLAAIP from the coding sequence ATGAGCCCTGCGTCTTTATTTTCCCCCCAAAAAAAGCATCGTTTACCTGTCAGCTTTCTCAGTTCGTTAGTACTGGGAACCTGTTTATTGTTGAATACCAATCTGGCTGCTTCAGCCATTATCAGTCAGGATCCGTTTGCCACCTTCACCGATAATGGCGCAAATCCCGCACCGGATATTGAGTTGAAGGACAGGATTGGTTCTGAGGCTTTTACCCAAGCGACTATCAAGCCGGGTAAAGAAGGTTTGGCAAATCTGGAAAAGATGGCGCGCGATGCGATAGAAAAATATCCCAACTCCGGATTGGCCTATGAAGTACTTGGTACCGCTTTGTTTTATTCGGGCGATATGGACGAGGCGTTGGTCGCATTCAGCAAGGCCTCTCAATTGGAGCCGGAGCAAGCAGGGCCGTGGATCAAACTCGGTATTGTGCAGATGGAATTGGGTAAGTTGGTTGAAGCTGAGGCATCTCTGTTAAGTGCGCTTGGCATCAAGGCCAATAATCGTATTGCCAACCAGCGGCTCGGGCTGCTGTACGAATACCAGAAAAAAAATAATCTCGCCATTGAGCATTTGCAAAAAGGACTAGAGGGAACGGGGAATAATTATCTGGGTGTTGCGCCGAATTTAGCGCAGCTGCTGAACAAGCAGCGCCGCTATCCGGAAGCGATTGAAAAACTGGCACCTCGCGCGCCACTCACGTTGGCCAGTGCAGATGTGCACGTGATATTGGCTGCTTCCTACATGGGTGCGGGTGAATATGAAAAAGCACGTGAGCGCTTTACGCGCGCAGTGGAATTGCAACCCGACAACAAAGAATACCAATTAGGGTTGGCGATAAGTCAACGGCGAAGCAACCAACTGGCCGCAGCTGCTGCAACACTTAAACAGTTGGCAAGTAAATATTCTGATTGGACATCGGTATACCTTGAGCAAGGTGATTTGGCACTTGCAAATGACGATGTTGCACAAGCTGAAGCCGCATTTGCGACTGCTGTAAGCAAAGGAACGAATGCAGCATTGATTGATTACAAAATCGCTAACTATTACATCGCAAATAAAAAACCTGCGGACGCCATAAAACGTTTGCGCAGCGGAATGCAAAAAGGTGTGGCCCAAGTCAGAACCTATACGCTGCTAGCTGAGCTGGAGCGTTCACAAAATAATTTGGATGCAGGGCTTGATACGCTGCGTGCAGGTATAGAGAAATTTCCGGACAACAGTCTGTTGCAATTCCGCACGGGAAGTGAATTGGCTGCTATGCGTCGTTACGATGAATCGCTGCCCTATTTTGAAAAAGCGATTCAATTGAAGCCGCAAAATCCCGATGTGTTACGCGCGTACAGTTTGGTGCAAACTAAATTAGGAAAAACCAAAGCCGCTGCAGAAACAGCGGGCAAACTTTATAGCGTGAGAGGGGAGGCAATACCTGAAGCGCTGTTTTATGCAACGTTATTGCAACAGGATAAACAATTAGCTGAAGCCGCTGCGATTTACCAGAAAGTGCTTGCGCAGGATTCAGGTAATTTGGTTGCGTTAAATAATCTTGCGACCTTGCATGCTGAACAAGGTAAGTTGGATGCAGCAGAAAAAACGGCGCGTCAGGCGCATGGGCTTGCTAAAAATAATCCTCAGATAATGGACACCTTGGGATGGATTTTGTATCAGCAGCGCAAATACAGTGAGGCGCTTGTGATACTGTTGAATGCTGCAGATCTGGCTCCCGAAGCCGCCGTTATTCATTACCATACTGGCGTTGTTTACGAGGCCTCTGGAAATACCAAAGCAGCCAAGAAAGTGTTTGAAAAAGCGTTGTCGTTGGATACTAATAGTTATTGGGTCAAGGATGCCAGGCAGCGCCTTGCAGCCATTCCCTAA
- a CDS encoding PEP-CTERM sorting domain-containing protein encodes MTLFKKLALSVALVLPVAAVNADTISPETYAATLAVGESVTITKTVTIEESVTSGVLDVVFLIDTSGSMGSVISAAKAAAANLLTGLAGFGDLATGTGYYSEPGSALNTDLTTDEVAGVAAINAINLYDGGGGGDFPEEGIHAVELAAKNTSWRPGSSRFIIALGDATFKESDGSTLASAQAALADNDVTFIGIDFGYMTYTSWGGIDPTVLATASGGSIVSSAISPDALIASIVAGINDSFATYDKVTVDDLGAGMPGVGVSVTCLTADVGACVGDSAVGDFDRSVARSFTFSVTFTGLETGTHSFLTHGLVDGGIVASEKDRITVTGTEVPEPSSLLLLGMGLLGLGLTRRQFKA; translated from the coding sequence ATGACTCTTTTCAAAAAACTTGCATTATCTGTTGCTCTGGTTTTGCCAGTGGCTGCAGTAAATGCCGACACTATTTCTCCTGAAACCTACGCTGCAACTTTGGCTGTAGGTGAAAGCGTAACCATTACCAAAACAGTAACTATCGAAGAATCTGTAACCAGTGGTGTGCTTGACGTTGTGTTTTTAATTGACACTTCAGGCAGTATGGGTAGCGTTATCAGTGCTGCCAAAGCTGCAGCCGCTAACTTGCTGACAGGTTTAGCTGGTTTCGGTGATCTGGCTACAGGTACTGGCTATTACAGTGAGCCAGGTTCAGCCTTGAATACTGATCTCACTACTGACGAAGTTGCAGGTGTTGCTGCAATTAACGCAATTAATCTTTATGACGGTGGTGGCGGTGGTGATTTCCCTGAAGAGGGCATTCATGCTGTTGAGTTGGCCGCTAAAAATACCTCCTGGAGACCGGGTTCTTCGCGTTTCATCATTGCGTTGGGTGATGCAACTTTCAAAGAATCAGATGGTTCAACCTTGGCATCTGCGCAAGCTGCATTGGCGGATAACGATGTTACCTTTATCGGTATCGACTTTGGCTACATGACTTACACCTCATGGGGCGGTATTGATCCTACTGTGTTAGCAACCGCTTCTGGTGGTTCAATTGTTTCCAGTGCAATTAGTCCTGATGCGCTGATTGCCTCAATCGTTGCGGGTATCAACGATTCTTTTGCTACCTACGATAAAGTGACTGTAGATGATTTGGGTGCAGGTATGCCAGGCGTTGGTGTTTCTGTCACTTGCCTCACTGCAGATGTTGGTGCTTGCGTAGGTGATTCAGCGGTGGGTGACTTTGATCGTAGCGTAGCTCGTTCATTTACCTTCTCTGTAACTTTCACTGGTTTGGAAACCGGTACTCACTCATTCCTGACTCACGGTCTAGTAGATGGTGGTATTGTTGCCAGTGAGAAAGATCGCATCACCGTAACCGGTACTGAAGTGCCAGAGCCAAGCAGCCTGCTGCTGTTGGGCATGGGCTTGTTGGGCTTGGGGTTAACCCGTCGTCAATTTAAAGCCTAA
- a CDS encoding SIMPL domain-containing protein, translating into MKSALFAVALMAISSFVAANPLPAQPHVYVEGSAELEVEPDMMTFTLSIQKVDMDLAKAKADVDARSRLLIDTVKKFGIKTNDIATTALNIRPEYEYKDNQRVLTGNSVSRQVDINLRDLKKYPDMMKAMVDAKISETINTNLTVADKKSIEEKVQAAAMEDAKARANRLAKSQGKAVGEPWSISEFNDREQERWKLIPNRQLRGSSGKLAEVSAMRMADSSEPFEPGIMRISAQIYVVYLLK; encoded by the coding sequence ATGAAATCAGCACTATTTGCAGTCGCATTAATGGCAATCAGTTCGTTTGTTGCCGCAAATCCATTACCTGCACAGCCTCATGTGTATGTTGAAGGTTCAGCAGAACTGGAAGTCGAGCCGGATATGATGACGTTTACGCTTAGCATCCAGAAAGTGGATATGGATTTGGCCAAAGCCAAAGCCGATGTTGATGCGCGCTCACGCTTGCTGATTGATACAGTGAAAAAATTTGGTATCAAAACGAATGATATTGCGACCACAGCGTTAAATATCCGCCCTGAATATGAATACAAAGATAACCAGCGTGTATTGACGGGCAATAGTGTTTCACGTCAGGTCGATATTAATTTGCGCGATCTGAAAAAATATCCGGACATGATGAAAGCAATGGTTGATGCAAAAATTTCTGAAACTATAAACACCAACCTTACTGTTGCAGATAAAAAATCCATTGAAGAAAAAGTGCAAGCCGCTGCAATGGAGGATGCCAAAGCCCGCGCTAATCGCCTGGCAAAATCCCAGGGTAAGGCGGTGGGTGAGCCATGGTCCATTTCTGAATTTAATGATCGTGAACAAGAGCGCTGGAAATTAATTCCTAATCGCCAGTTGAGAGGAAGTTCCGGAAAGCTTGCAGAGGTCAGCGCAATGCGCATGGCCGATTCATCTGAACCATTTGAGCCTGGAATAATGAGAATTAGCGCACAAATTTATGTTGTTTATTTGTTGAAGTAA
- a CDS encoding ABC transporter substrate-binding protein — protein sequence MPRPLLMTTTLLLLSLSISLPSQAQAPTKIGTMPISSDLDRYAVELLKVVFEHTDGKYVQVPQTGEQRTQGRVIEDIKNGVTQIMWAATDQTLESELTPIRIPILKGFLGHRIFLIRKGDQARFDHVKTLDDLKQIKLGQGTTWADTKIMKANNLNVVTTQKFAGLMYMLDGGRFDAFPRGVSEPWSEVNFGGLQLEVEKRIMLIYKMPMYFFTNKSNGALAKDIELGLNRAIADGSFDKVFFNDPSIRSALEKADIKNRIILHLDNPTLSKETPINRPELWLDVNSL from the coding sequence ATGCCCCGTCCACTATTAATGACCACCACACTATTACTTCTCTCACTTTCTATTTCGCTCCCATCGCAAGCACAAGCTCCCACCAAAATTGGCACCATGCCGATCAGCTCTGATTTGGATCGCTATGCGGTCGAGCTGCTAAAGGTGGTATTTGAGCACACGGACGGCAAGTATGTGCAGGTTCCGCAGACGGGCGAGCAGCGCACCCAGGGCAGGGTCATCGAGGATATTAAAAATGGTGTTACCCAAATCATGTGGGCGGCGACGGATCAAACATTGGAATCAGAGCTGACCCCAATTCGCATTCCTATTTTGAAGGGTTTTTTAGGGCATAGGATTTTTTTGATCCGCAAGGGCGATCAGGCGCGTTTTGATCACGTGAAGACACTGGATGACTTGAAGCAGATAAAACTGGGGCAGGGCACCACTTGGGCAGATACCAAAATAATGAAGGCTAATAATCTCAATGTGGTGACCACACAAAAGTTTGCTGGACTTATGTATATGTTGGATGGTGGGCGTTTTGACGCTTTTCCGCGCGGGGTGTCAGAACCTTGGTCGGAAGTGAATTTTGGTGGTCTGCAATTAGAAGTCGAAAAGCGCATCATGTTGATTTACAAAATGCCAATGTATTTTTTTACTAACAAGTCGAATGGTGCTCTGGCCAAAGATATTGAGCTGGGTTTAAACCGCGCTATTGCTGATGGTAGTTTTGATAAAGTATTTTTTAATGATCCATCCATTCGTTCTGCGCTTGAAAAGGCAGACATAAAAAATCGCATTATTTTGCATTTGGATAATCCAACGCTCTCAAAAGAAACGCCTATAAACCGCCCTGAACTTTGGCTTGATGTGAATAGTCTCTAG
- the queG gene encoding tRNA epoxyqueuosine(34) reductase QueG: MPDLDLNQLAADIKLWGRELGFQQVGITDIHLQDAETRLQEWLAKGYHGSMEWLAAHGNKRSRPNELLPGTLRVISVRMDYLPGDTAQIKILKDPTKAYISRYTLGRDYHKLIRKRLSVLAQKIDDALPEDYPFKGKGPLTGQNRAFVDSAPVMERPLAEKAGLGWTGKHTLIINSNAGSWFFLGEIFTFIPLPTDEPQQLNQCGECTACLKVCPTDAFPRPYELDARRCISYLTIENKGAIPEEFREPIGNRIFGCDDCQAICPWNKYAQFTNETDFLPRHGLADSDLVDLFNWTEEEFLARTEGSAIRRVGYEGWLRNIAVGLGNAPADERIITALRQKQPSASPLVQEHIDWALAQQANPQRRRKRKIQQIRNTAQQDQGLN, translated from the coding sequence ATGCCAGACCTCGATCTCAATCAACTTGCCGCCGATATCAAACTCTGGGGGCGCGAACTCGGCTTCCAGCAAGTCGGCATTACCGATATTCATTTGCAGGATGCAGAAACGCGTTTGCAAGAATGGCTGGCGAAGGGTTATCACGGCAGCATGGAGTGGCTCGCCGCCCACGGCAACAAGCGCTCTCGCCCCAATGAATTATTACCTGGCACCCTGCGGGTGATTTCGGTACGGATGGATTATCTGCCGGGCGATACCGCGCAAATCAAAATCCTCAAAGACCCGACCAAAGCCTACATCTCGCGCTACACATTAGGGCGCGATTATCACAAGCTTATCCGCAAGCGGCTCAGCGTACTTGCGCAGAAAATCGATGATGCATTGCCGGAGGATTATCCCTTCAAAGGAAAGGGTCCACTCACAGGCCAAAATCGCGCTTTCGTTGACAGCGCACCGGTCATGGAGCGCCCACTTGCCGAAAAAGCCGGTTTGGGCTGGACGGGGAAGCACACGTTGATCATCAACAGCAACGCAGGTAGCTGGTTTTTTCTGGGTGAGATTTTTACTTTTATTCCGCTCCCAACAGATGAGCCACAACAGCTCAACCAATGTGGCGAATGCACCGCGTGCCTCAAAGTCTGCCCAACTGACGCATTCCCGCGCCCCTATGAATTGGATGCCCGCCGCTGCATTTCCTACCTAACCATCGAAAACAAAGGCGCGATTCCCGAAGAATTCCGCGAGCCCATCGGCAACCGTATTTTTGGCTGCGATGATTGCCAAGCCATATGCCCTTGGAACAAATACGCGCAATTCACTAACGAGACCGATTTTTTGCCACGACACGGCTTGGCCGATAGCGACTTGGTCGATCTTTTTAATTGGACAGAAGAGGAATTTTTAGCGCGCACCGAAGGCTCAGCGATTCGCCGCGTGGGCTATGAGGGCTGGCTTCGGAATATCGCCGTTGGCTTGGGTAATGCACCAGCTGATGAACGGATTATCACTGCACTGCGACAGAAGCAGCCGAGCGCATCACCACTGGTACAAGAACATATCGATTGGGCTTTGGCGCAACAGGCCAATCCCCAGCGTCGCCGCAAGCGGAAAATCCAGCAGATAAGGAACACTGCACAGCAAGATCAGGGGTTAAATTAA
- the gnd gene encoding decarboxylating NADP(+)-dependent phosphogluconate dehydrogenase yields the protein MKPLSDIGLVGLAVMGENLILNMASKGYTVTAYNRSVEKVDAFIEGRAKGKTIRGARSIEELVASLAKPRKIMLMVKAGKAVDDFIELLIPHLEAGDIIIDGGNTHFPDTDRRTAYLASKGLRFIGTGVSGGEEGALTGPSIMPGGSPEAWPFVKDIFQSISAKVDDGSPCCDWVGENGAGHFVKMVHNGIEYGDMQLICEAYQLLKEVVGLSADEMHEVFAEWNKGELDSYLIEITRDILAYKDTDGEPLVEKILDTAGQKGTGKWTGVIALDLGVPLTLISEAVFARCLSSQKAERVEAAKVIKGPAVNFTGDKKAFIDDLRNAVFASKIISYAQGYLLMREAAKEYGWNLNYGGIALMWRGGCIIRSSFLGNIKEAFDKNPELKNLLLDDYFAKTVDAAQAGWRRVAAAAIVNGIPAPTITSALTYFDGYRTARLPANLLQAQRDYFGAHTYERTDKPRGEFFHTNWTGRGGNTASTTYNV from the coding sequence ATGAAACCACTTTCCGATATAGGCTTGGTTGGCTTGGCTGTAATGGGTGAAAACCTCATCCTGAACATGGCTAGCAAAGGCTATACAGTTACCGCTTACAACCGCTCCGTAGAAAAAGTAGACGCATTTATTGAAGGCCGCGCTAAAGGCAAAACCATTCGTGGCGCGCGCTCTATTGAAGAGCTGGTCGCATCACTCGCTAAACCACGCAAAATCATGCTGATGGTAAAAGCCGGTAAAGCGGTAGACGACTTTATTGAATTGTTGATTCCACATTTGGAAGCTGGCGACATCATTATCGATGGCGGCAACACTCATTTCCCCGATACCGACCGTCGCACTGCTTATTTGGCGAGCAAAGGCCTGCGTTTCATTGGTACCGGCGTTTCCGGTGGTGAAGAAGGCGCACTGACTGGCCCATCCATTATGCCCGGCGGTTCACCTGAAGCTTGGCCATTCGTGAAAGACATTTTCCAAAGCATCTCTGCCAAAGTGGATGATGGCTCACCTTGCTGCGATTGGGTTGGCGAGAACGGCGCTGGCCACTTTGTGAAAATGGTTCACAACGGTATCGAATACGGCGATATGCAATTAATTTGCGAAGCCTACCAATTGTTGAAAGAAGTCGTTGGCCTGTCTGCAGATGAAATGCACGAGGTGTTTGCCGAGTGGAACAAAGGTGAACTCGATTCCTACCTGATCGAAATCACCCGCGATATCCTCGCGTACAAAGATACTGACGGCGAGCCACTGGTCGAGAAAATCCTCGACACCGCTGGCCAAAAAGGTACTGGTAAGTGGACTGGCGTAATCGCACTGGATTTGGGTGTACCGCTCACCCTGATTTCTGAAGCCGTATTCGCACGCTGCTTGTCATCGCAAAAAGCAGAGCGTGTTGAAGCCGCAAAAGTGATTAAAGGCCCAGCGGTGAATTTCACTGGCGACAAAAAAGCGTTCATCGACGATTTACGCAACGCGGTATTTGCATCAAAAATTATTTCTTACGCGCAAGGTTATTTGTTGATGCGTGAAGCCGCTAAAGAATACGGCTGGAATTTGAACTACGGTGGTATCGCGCTGATGTGGCGCGGCGGTTGTATTATTCGCTCATCTTTCCTCGGCAACATCAAAGAAGCATTCGATAAGAATCCTGAATTGAAAAACCTGCTGTTGGATGACTACTTCGCGAAGACTGTTGATGCCGCCCAAGCTGGCTGGCGTCGTGTTGCTGCGGCGGCGATTGTGAACGGCATCCCCGCTCCAACCATCACCTCAGCACTGACTTACTTCGACGGCTACCGCACTGCCCGTTTGCCAGCAAACTTGCTGCAAGCCCAGCGCGACTACTTCGGCGCGCACACCTACGAGCGCACCGACAAACCACGCGGTGAATTCTTCCACACCAACTGGACCGGCCGCGGCGGCAACACCGCATCGACTACTTACAACGTTTAA
- a CDS encoding DUF2971 domain-containing protein: protein MKVYRFEKNTEERLQTILDGSIYLSTPESFNDLDDCRIKAIYTPNFDEKSYNQVQACIETLYDNEDSDYFPLPKEILTISREFLSYGRPREKNIKDHLKANFAKASIVRKIRDYLRKTTGICCFFKGAPIHPLMWAHYAAGHTGFCIEYDIDDIDHPLEDVNYTTRALTPSINELLFCPHETFTEILTTKSLEWSYEKESRLIYLGEFQNEERGKKIPLPETMKPSRLIKGEKFDSTKNTSLIENLNIPTVLYKKFVNQHSSSEHF, encoded by the coding sequence ATGAAAGTTTACAGATTTGAAAAAAACACTGAAGAGAGACTGCAGACAATTCTGGATGGATCAATTTATCTTTCAACTCCAGAGTCTTTCAATGATCTGGACGACTGCAGAATCAAGGCTATTTATACACCTAATTTCGACGAAAAATCCTACAACCAAGTACAAGCCTGCATTGAGACTCTTTATGATAATGAAGATAGTGATTACTTCCCTTTACCAAAGGAAATATTAACCATATCGAGAGAATTTCTTTCTTACGGAAGACCTCGCGAAAAAAACATAAAGGATCATTTAAAGGCTAATTTTGCCAAAGCATCGATCGTAAGAAAAATTCGCGACTATCTAAGAAAAACTACAGGCATCTGCTGCTTTTTTAAGGGAGCGCCTATACATCCACTAATGTGGGCACACTACGCCGCTGGCCATACAGGATTTTGTATAGAGTATGATATTGATGATATAGATCATCCCTTGGAAGACGTTAATTACACCACCAGAGCTTTAACACCATCGATAAACGAACTACTATTTTGTCCGCACGAAACATTTACAGAAATACTTACAACAAAAAGTCTTGAGTGGAGCTATGAAAAAGAGAGCAGGCTTATATATTTAGGTGAATTTCAGAATGAAGAAAGAGGTAAAAAAATTCCTCTACCAGAAACAATGAAACCATCCAGATTAATAAAGGGTGAAAAATTTGATTCCACAAAAAACACTTCATTGATAGAAAACCTTAACATTCCAACGGTTTTATACAAAAAATTTGTCAACCAGCACAGTTCATCAGAGCATTTTTAA
- the fos gene encoding fosfomycin resistance glutathione transferase, with translation MLTGLNHITIAVSNLDTSFVFYTQLLGFKPQVRWDAGAYLSLGDLWLCLSCDTAIPSQDYSHLALDCDADNFNAVAAQLREANVIEWKKNTSEGDSLYFLDPDGHKLEIHCGDLQSRLAALKEKPYKGLVWF, from the coding sequence ATGCTAACCGGCCTCAACCACATCACCATCGCAGTCAGCAACCTTGATACATCTTTTGTTTTCTACACGCAGCTATTGGGTTTTAAACCACAAGTACGTTGGGATGCAGGTGCTTATTTGAGCTTGGGGGATTTGTGGCTTTGTTTATCTTGCGATACCGCAATACCCAGTCAAGACTACTCACATCTCGCGCTCGATTGTGATGCGGATAATTTCAATGCAGTCGCCGCGCAATTACGTGAAGCTAATGTCATTGAATGGAAGAAAAATACCAGTGAAGGCGACTCTTTGTATTTCCTCGATCCCGATGGACATAAACTGGAAATTCACTGTGGCGACTTACAAAGCCGTTTGGCGGCATTGAAAGAAAAACCTTACAAAGGGTTGGTGTGGTTTTAG
- a CDS encoding type II toxin-antitoxin system Phd/YefM family antitoxin → MKTELVTTLKREATKILAELHDTKEPVLITEHGLPSAYLVDVNDYEFMIDRMKLLEGIARGEKAILEGRVLSHVEAKEKLKKWLK, encoded by the coding sequence ATGAAAACCGAACTCGTTACTACATTAAAACGTGAAGCCACCAAAATATTGGCTGAGCTGCACGACACTAAAGAACCGGTGCTTATAACCGAGCATGGTTTACCTTCAGCTTACTTAGTTGATGTTAATGACTATGAGTTTATGATTGACCGTATGAAGCTATTAGAAGGAATAGCACGAGGTGAGAAGGCAATTCTAGAAGGACGAGTTTTATCGCATGTAGAAGCTAAGGAAAAGCTGAAAAAATGGCTCAAATAA
- a CDS encoding type II toxin-antitoxin system RelE/ParE family toxin translates to MAQIIWTEPAINDLNEIAEYIALSNPIAAAELVADILTKVERLEQFPKSGKVPLAIPELNYRELTASPCRVLYRTDKNTVHIMHVCRTERSLRKFLIERGTL, encoded by the coding sequence ATGGCTCAAATAATTTGGACTGAACCAGCCATCAATGACCTCAATGAAATCGCCGAATACATTGCCCTAAGCAACCCCATTGCAGCGGCTGAACTAGTAGCGGATATTCTTACTAAAGTTGAACGCCTTGAACAATTTCCCAAATCGGGCAAGGTTCCCTTAGCCATTCCTGAACTGAATTACCGGGAACTGACAGCATCGCCCTGTCGGGTGCTTTATCGCACAGACAAAAATACCGTTCACATAATGCATGTCTGTCGCACAGAACGTAGCTTGCGTAAATTTCTAATAGAACGGGGAACACTGTAG